One genomic region from Natrinema caseinilyticum encodes:
- the gcvPA gene encoding aminomethyl-transferring glycine dehydrogenase subunit GcvPA, whose amino-acid sequence MHGSHATGSPYTPHTETDRTAMLEAVGADTVEDLFDIPADVRFDGRFDIDARSERETRRLVRSILDRNDDFTELLGRGHYGYYVPSLVDHLADRSEFLTSYTQYQPEISQGFLQALFEYQSLLVELTGLEIANCSVYDAATALGEAATLSDRVRETTGHRVLVPEFVRDERRSTLENYVAGTDLSVEAYPADDGTVDLAGLEATVDESVVMIYAENPTVRGTIEENLAAIGDLADTIDALFTLGSDPIALSLLQRPADVGADVVVGDASVLGLPTSYGMGLGLFATRDDFLRQVPGRLVGVSEDATGRRAYTLTLQTREQHIRRERATSNICTNQAWVALRTAMHAAVLGPSGLVDLATRGVERAEDLAARLDDLVGVKAPVNDRRHIREFVAHVDQPARAVADELERRGFAVHVVGDHEIQVCVAGVTDEQLDRFVAVFEEVVR is encoded by the coding sequence ATGCACGGATCACACGCTACGGGGAGTCCGTATACTCCCCACACGGAGACGGATCGGACGGCGATGCTCGAGGCGGTCGGTGCCGACACCGTCGAAGACCTCTTCGACATTCCGGCCGACGTTCGGTTCGACGGTCGCTTCGACATCGACGCGCGGTCGGAACGGGAGACCCGGCGACTGGTCCGGTCGATTCTCGATCGCAACGACGATTTCACCGAATTGCTCGGTCGCGGCCACTACGGCTACTACGTGCCGTCGCTGGTCGACCACCTGGCCGACCGGTCCGAGTTTCTCACCTCCTACACGCAGTACCAGCCCGAAATATCCCAGGGATTCTTGCAGGCCCTGTTCGAATACCAGTCGCTTCTGGTCGAGTTGACCGGTCTCGAGATCGCCAACTGCTCGGTCTACGACGCGGCGACGGCGCTCGGCGAGGCGGCCACCCTGTCCGACCGGGTCCGCGAGACCACGGGCCACCGCGTGCTCGTTCCCGAATTCGTGCGCGACGAACGGCGGAGCACCCTCGAGAACTACGTCGCCGGCACGGATCTCTCCGTCGAGGCGTATCCGGCCGACGATGGGACTGTCGATCTGGCGGGTCTCGAAGCGACCGTCGACGAAAGCGTCGTCATGATCTACGCGGAAAACCCGACCGTTCGCGGAACGATCGAGGAAAACCTGGCGGCGATCGGCGACCTCGCCGATACCATCGACGCCCTCTTCACGCTCGGTTCGGACCCGATCGCGCTCTCGCTGCTTCAGCGGCCCGCGGACGTCGGCGCGGACGTGGTCGTCGGCGACGCGAGCGTTCTCGGCCTCCCGACGAGTTACGGAATGGGCCTCGGCCTGTTCGCGACTCGAGACGATTTCCTTCGACAGGTTCCCGGCCGACTCGTCGGCGTCAGCGAGGACGCGACCGGTCGGCGCGCGTACACGTTGACGTTACAGACGCGCGAACAGCACATCCGGCGCGAACGCGCGACGAGCAACATCTGTACGAACCAGGCCTGGGTCGCGCTCCGGACCGCGATGCACGCCGCCGTCCTCGGCCCGAGCGGGCTGGTCGACCTCGCGACGCGCGGCGTCGAACGAGCGGAGGACCTCGCGGCGCGACTCGACGACCTCGTCGGCGTGAAAGCGCCGGTCAACGACCGACGTCACATCCGAGAGTTCGTCGCGCACGTCGACCAGCCCGCGCGGGCCGTCGCAGACGAACTCGAGCGCCGCGGCTTCGCGGTACACGTCGTCGGTGACCACGAGATTCAGGTCTGCGTGGCCGGCGTCACCGACGAGCAACTCGATCGGTTCGTCGCGGTCTTCGAGGAGGTGGTTCGATGA
- the gcvPB gene encoding aminomethyl-transferring glycine dehydrogenase subunit GcvPB, with amino-acid sequence MTADRTDGSESGRSRYDQARYLENGEYEPLLSEKNLTRVEIGADTDDGDGSDEGSGDGGGPLPDDLTRDSLEFPELSEPELARHYTRLSQMIYGIDSGPYPLGSCTMKYNPKFTEDVAALPAAAVHPDRSEESIQGTLEVLARLQDYLARIGGMDAVTLQPPAGAAGEFVGIRVATAYHEHSGEGHRNEVIIPESAHGTNFASAALGGYDVVSLPSDDEGRVDLEALEAALSENTAALMLTNPNTLGLFERDIDAIADMVHDAGGLLYYDGANLNALLGRARPGDMGFDVMHYNVHKTFATPHGGGGPGAGPVGVVEELAPFLPAPRVRIRDDGSKSGEPIYERFEPEHTIGKVHGFDGNWLVLLKTFAYIARLGDEGLADASASAVLNANYLAERIEYDIPYSPFHHEFVASAGDQDAADVAKRMLDYGVHPPTTKWPEIVPEALMTEPTEVESKATLDRLAAAFNAVYEETDETLEDAPERTTARRIDQTSAARTPRLSWQALSDES; translated from the coding sequence ATGACCGCCGACCGAACGGACGGGTCCGAGTCCGGGCGGTCGCGATACGACCAGGCACGCTATCTCGAAAACGGCGAGTACGAACCCCTGCTTTCGGAGAAAAACCTGACGCGCGTCGAGATCGGAGCGGACACGGACGACGGTGACGGATCCGACGAGGGTAGCGGGGACGGCGGTGGGCCGCTTCCCGACGATCTGACGCGGGATTCCCTCGAGTTCCCCGAACTCTCCGAGCCCGAATTAGCACGCCACTACACGCGTCTCTCCCAGATGATCTACGGAATCGATAGCGGTCCGTATCCGCTCGGGTCCTGTACGATGAAGTACAACCCGAAGTTCACGGAGGACGTCGCGGCGCTGCCGGCGGCGGCCGTCCACCCCGACCGGTCCGAAGAGTCGATCCAGGGAACCCTCGAGGTCCTCGCTCGGTTGCAGGACTACCTCGCCAGAATCGGCGGGATGGACGCTGTGACGCTCCAGCCACCCGCGGGCGCAGCCGGCGAGTTCGTCGGCATTCGTGTCGCCACGGCCTACCACGAGCACAGCGGCGAGGGCCACCGGAACGAAGTCATCATTCCCGAAAGCGCCCACGGGACGAACTTCGCGAGCGCCGCACTCGGGGGGTACGACGTCGTCTCGCTGCCCAGCGACGACGAGGGCCGGGTCGATCTCGAGGCGCTCGAGGCCGCCCTGTCGGAGAATACGGCGGCGCTCATGCTGACCAATCCGAACACCCTCGGCCTGTTCGAACGCGACATCGACGCGATAGCGGACATGGTCCACGACGCCGGCGGATTGCTGTACTACGACGGCGCGAATCTGAACGCGCTGCTCGGCCGTGCGCGACCGGGCGATATGGGATTCGACGTGATGCACTACAACGTCCACAAGACGTTCGCGACGCCCCACGGGGGCGGCGGACCGGGTGCGGGTCCGGTCGGCGTCGTCGAGGAACTGGCACCGTTCCTCCCCGCGCCGCGCGTTCGAATCCGCGACGACGGATCGAAGTCCGGTGAACCGATCTACGAGCGGTTCGAACCCGAACACACTATCGGGAAGGTCCACGGGTTCGACGGCAACTGGCTGGTGCTGCTCAAAACGTTCGCCTACATCGCCCGCCTCGGAGACGAGGGACTCGCTGACGCGAGCGCGTCCGCCGTCCTGAACGCCAACTACCTCGCCGAACGGATCGAGTACGACATCCCCTACAGTCCGTTTCACCACGAGTTCGTCGCCAGCGCCGGCGACCAAGACGCCGCCGACGTGGCGAAACGAATGCTCGACTACGGCGTCCACCCGCCGACGACCAAATGGCCCGAGATCGTCCCCGAGGCGCTGATGACCGAGCCGACCGAAGTCGAAAGCAAAGCCACCCTCGACCGACTCGCCGCCGCGTTCAACGCGGTCTACGAGGAGACCGACGAGACCCTGGAGGACGCGCCCGAACGAACCACCGCGCGCCGGATCGATCAGACCAGCGCCGCGCGAACGCCGCGGCTGTCGTGGCAAGCACTGTCGGACGAGTCCTGA
- a CDS encoding aldehyde dehydrogenase family protein, which translates to MSSQTNSADDHLTEVSERHRETADAVLPEHTSLYIGGEFTGSDGGETFATTDPTTNQDLASVARGTEADVNRAVDAAWDAFDTEWSGYDAGDRQRVLLEIAEAIDAHTEELAQLETLDNGKPITEATIDVRSSAEQFRYFAGIVRENSGETMTDDTRYGQVVSEPYGVVGQIIPWNFPLMMASWKLAPALAAGNCTVLKPAEQTPLSALRLAELIDDIVPDGVVNIVTGFGDEAGEPLTRHPDVRKVAFTGSTAVGKQVMKNAAENVTDITLELGGKSPIVIFPDVDVAKATQLISAAIFYNTGECCEAGSRLFVHEDVADGLLEALVDGIDAMTIGDPLLEETDLGPKVSTEQVDRTLEYLDAARDAGGEFLVGGDSPDDAALSEGCYVEPTLIEGLDHDHSAVQEEIFGPVLEVFRWDDYETMMELANDVDYGLAGGVITDDIGQANRAARDIEAGYIWINSYHDLAPGLPFGGYKQSGIGRELSADTLDHYQQTKTINLSLR; encoded by the coding sequence ATGTCTAGTCAGACAAATTCGGCCGACGATCACCTGACGGAGGTATCCGAGCGTCACCGAGAGACAGCTGATGCCGTCCTCCCCGAACACACCTCGCTCTACATCGGCGGCGAGTTCACGGGTTCGGACGGCGGCGAGACGTTCGCGACGACCGATCCGACGACGAACCAGGACCTCGCGTCCGTCGCTCGCGGAACCGAGGCCGACGTGAATCGCGCTGTCGACGCCGCCTGGGACGCATTCGATACGGAATGGTCGGGGTACGACGCCGGTGACCGCCAGCGTGTGCTCCTCGAGATCGCCGAGGCGATCGACGCCCACACCGAGGAACTCGCACAGTTAGAGACGCTCGATAACGGAAAACCGATCACGGAGGCGACGATCGACGTTCGCTCGTCCGCCGAGCAGTTCCGATACTTCGCGGGAATCGTTCGGGAAAACAGCGGCGAGACGATGACCGACGACACGCGGTACGGACAGGTCGTCTCCGAACCGTACGGCGTCGTCGGCCAGATCATCCCGTGGAACTTCCCGCTGATGATGGCGTCGTGGAAACTGGCACCAGCGCTCGCCGCCGGTAACTGTACGGTGTTGAAACCGGCCGAGCAAACGCCCCTCTCGGCGCTTCGACTCGCCGAACTGATCGACGATATCGTTCCCGACGGCGTCGTCAACATCGTCACCGGATTCGGCGACGAGGCCGGGGAACCGCTGACTCGCCATCCCGACGTTCGAAAAGTCGCGTTCACCGGCTCGACGGCCGTCGGAAAACAAGTGATGAAGAACGCGGCCGAAAACGTGACCGACATCACGCTCGAACTCGGCGGCAAGAGCCCCATCGTCATCTTCCCGGACGTCGACGTCGCGAAGGCGACCCAGCTCATCTCCGCCGCGATTTTCTACAACACCGGCGAGTGCTGCGAGGCCGGATCGCGGCTGTTCGTCCACGAGGACGTTGCCGACGGCCTCCTCGAGGCGCTCGTCGACGGGATCGACGCGATGACGATCGGCGATCCGTTACTCGAGGAAACGGACCTCGGCCCGAAGGTTTCGACGGAGCAGGTCGATCGAACGCTCGAGTATCTCGACGCAGCGCGTGACGCCGGCGGCGAGTTCCTCGTCGGTGGCGACAGTCCCGACGATGCGGCCCTTTCCGAGGGCTGTTACGTGGAACCGACCCTCATCGAAGGTCTCGATCACGATCACTCTGCCGTCCAGGAGGAGATTTTCGGCCCGGTCCTCGAGGTGTTCCGCTGGGACGACTACGAGACGATGATGGAGTTGGCGAACGACGTCGACTACGGTCTCGCCGGTGGTGTGATCACCGACGACATCGGCCAGGCGAATCGAGCGGCACGGGACATCGAAGCCGGATATATCTGGATAAACAGCTATCACGACCTCGCTCCCGGTCTTCCGTTCGGCGGCTACAAACAGTCCGGAATCGGCCGCGAACTCAGCGCCGACACTCTCGATCACTACCAGCAGACGAAAACGATCAATCTCTCGCTCCGCTGA
- a CDS encoding cob(I)yrinic acid a,c-diamide adenosyltransferase yields the protein MSIYTGRGDEGETDLRDMTRVSKASARIEAYGTVDELNALIGTVRPTDYDDVDDRLAEIQNHLHVVQADFANPNPDEDDPAIRPDHVVTVEDWIDDYDAELEPLTSFILPTGSEHGAALHHARTVCRRAERRAVALASEEEINEDAVQYLNRLSDGLFTIARVVNARDGVPEDAPDY from the coding sequence ATGTCCATCTATACCGGTCGCGGCGACGAAGGGGAGACGGACCTTCGAGATATGACCCGCGTCTCGAAGGCGAGCGCCCGCATCGAGGCCTACGGGACCGTCGACGAACTGAACGCCCTGATCGGCACCGTTCGACCGACCGACTACGACGACGTCGACGACCGGCTGGCGGAGATTCAGAACCACCTGCACGTCGTGCAGGCCGATTTCGCGAACCCCAATCCGGACGAGGACGACCCCGCGATCCGCCCCGATCACGTCGTCACCGTCGAGGACTGGATCGACGACTACGACGCGGAACTCGAGCCGCTGACCTCCTTTATCCTGCCGACCGGCAGCGAACACGGAGCGGCGCTCCACCACGCACGAACGGTCTGTCGTCGCGCCGAACGGCGTGCCGTGGCACTCGCATCGGAAGAGGAGATCAACGAGGACGCGGTCCAGTATCTCAACCGGCTCTCGGACGGCCTGTTCACGATCGCGCGCGTCGTCAACGCTCGCGACGGCGTGCCTGAGGACGCACCGGATTACTAG
- a CDS encoding DUF7553 family protein translates to MARSIRSRVRIEGSNSGRTCNSSVPVSTTEPHSRPRHVCENYTNERLDVSRSHFRATAHAQVGVMDVLESVADRVRVRRGRPTTAEPEPTRVDRVREDARVLERRADARARTALTGVRTRVGSSRSSAPDDER, encoded by the coding sequence ATGGCTCGGTCGATAAGGTCTCGAGTCAGAATAGAGGGGTCGAATTCTGGTCGCACGTGCAACTCATCGGTTCCGGTTTCGACAACCGAACCACATTCTCGTCCGCGCCACGTCTGCGAGAATTACACGAACGAACGCCTCGACGTCAGCAGATCCCACTTTCGAGCCACTGCACACGCCCAGGTCGGCGTAATGGACGTCCTCGAGTCGGTCGCCGACCGCGTACGAGTCCGACGCGGACGTCCCACGACTGCCGAACCCGAACCGACTCGAGTCGACCGTGTTCGCGAGGACGCGAGGGTGCTCGAGCGGCGAGCGGACGCGCGGGCTCGAACCGCACTCACCGGTGTGCGAACCCGGGTCGGGTCGAGCCGCTCGAGTGCGCCCGACGACGAGCGGTGA
- a CDS encoding saccharopine dehydrogenase family protein — protein sequence MSNTDRQHDLVVWGATGVAGRLVAEYLTVQYTPDQLSLALGGRSESRLQEVETALGKRRSAWDDIPIVLGDATEPESLHAIAEDTRVVCTTVGPYTTYGTPLVEACIAAETDYCDLTGEVNWVREMIDRYHDDAVEAGTRIVHSCGFDSIPSDLGTKLVQSFAIDEFGTPCDMAHIYLEDSRGSVSGGTMASALEVFRAASTDPLAQQTLRNPYSLAPKGERDGVDPGAQSGPKKDLLRSVWTAPSPMAMMNERVVRRSNALLGYPWGREFECTEVLLLGDGLGGLARATAVWAGLTVATAGMAFGPTREGLRRFVFPDPGEGPTREQIENGYFTVRVLGRGTATDGPFVVESRIGADWDPGYGATARMLSEAGMCLVRDQTDSPLAGGILTPASGIGDPLADRLRQAGLDVAVDV from the coding sequence GTGTCGAACACTGACCGGCAGCACGACCTCGTCGTCTGGGGGGCCACTGGCGTCGCTGGCCGCCTCGTCGCCGAGTATCTCACTGTACAGTATACACCGGACCAGCTCTCGCTCGCACTCGGCGGTCGCAGCGAAAGTCGACTTCAAGAAGTGGAAACAGCGCTCGGAAAACGGCGTTCTGCGTGGGATGACATCCCGATCGTTCTCGGCGACGCGACCGAGCCGGAAAGTCTTCACGCCATCGCCGAAGACACGCGTGTCGTTTGTACGACAGTCGGCCCGTACACGACGTATGGCACACCACTCGTCGAGGCATGCATCGCCGCCGAAACGGACTATTGTGATCTGACGGGCGAGGTGAACTGGGTGCGGGAGATGATCGACCGATACCACGACGACGCAGTCGAGGCAGGCACTCGAATCGTCCACAGCTGTGGGTTCGACTCGATCCCCAGTGATCTCGGTACGAAACTCGTTCAATCGTTCGCCATCGACGAGTTCGGGACGCCGTGTGATATGGCACACATCTACCTGGAGGACAGTCGCGGGAGCGTGAGCGGTGGCACGATGGCCAGTGCACTCGAAGTGTTTCGCGCCGCGTCGACCGACCCGCTGGCCCAGCAGACGCTTCGGAACCCCTACTCGTTGGCACCGAAAGGTGAGCGCGACGGCGTCGATCCGGGCGCACAGTCCGGACCGAAAAAGGACCTACTCCGATCGGTGTGGACGGCTCCGTCGCCGATGGCGATGATGAACGAACGAGTCGTTCGACGCAGCAACGCGCTGCTCGGGTATCCGTGGGGGCGTGAGTTCGAGTGCACAGAAGTGCTGCTCCTGGGCGACGGCCTCGGCGGCCTGGCACGTGCAACCGCTGTCTGGGCGGGGCTCACGGTCGCTACTGCTGGGATGGCGTTCGGACCGACACGAGAAGGACTCCGTCGATTCGTGTTTCCGGATCCGGGCGAGGGGCCGACGAGAGAACAGATCGAAAACGGGTATTTCACCGTCCGCGTACTCGGCCGTGGGACCGCCACTGACGGCCCGTTCGTCGTGGAGAGTCGGATTGGCGCCGATTGGGATCCGGGGTACGGTGCGACCGCGAGAATGCTCAGCGAGGCTGGGATGTGCCTGGTGCGCGACCAGACCGACTCACCGCTCGCGGGTGGGATTCTCACGCCGGCCTCAGGTATCGGTGACCCGCTTGCTGACAGGCTTCGCCAGGCGGGACTGGATGTGGCGGTTGACGTGTGA
- a CDS encoding restriction endonuclease: MTSSISSQTSGNGWETTVSQASMDAGIDVIATKETPYPQKKIIQAKRYGENTTVGGPDIQQYASLKQQVEGADSVIVVTTSEFTSSAHKRARELNVKLVDGDRLMQLINEYDAGDLVSRYVSDVRIGRTDLSVADGGATQTSKAATKMGKGGRVRGSLRRVRALTWHRYVAYAIGGVIILFFAIRILAGVSLLEPIVNLLVIVWLLLLVSVPIAWYLDMRRVRSQSEWEPTAWLYLLGGVILPFIAFPLYYYRRWKRVGL, from the coding sequence ATGACTTCGAGCATTTCGTCGCAGACCTCTGGGAACGGATGGGAGACAACGGTGTCACAAGCTTCGATGGATGCGGGGATCGACGTGATCGCCACGAAGGAGACGCCCTATCCGCAGAAAAAGATCATTCAGGCGAAACGGTATGGAGAGAACACGACCGTTGGTGGTCCAGATATTCAACAATACGCGAGTCTCAAGCAACAAGTCGAGGGTGCGGATTCGGTCATTGTCGTTACGACGAGCGAGTTTACGTCCTCAGCACATAAGCGAGCGCGAGAGCTTAATGTGAAGCTCGTCGATGGCGATCGGCTCATGCAACTCATCAACGAATACGATGCGGGCGATCTCGTCTCGAGATATGTCTCCGACGTCCGAATAGGGAGGACAGACCTGTCCGTTGCCGATGGCGGGGCGACACAGACATCGAAAGCGGCTACGAAAATGGGAAAGGGAGGACGGGTAAGAGGATCGCTCCGGCGCGTTCGGGCCTTAACGTGGCACCGATATGTGGCCTACGCCATCGGTGGTGTAATCATCTTATTTTTCGCTATCAGAATTCTCGCTGGTGTCTCGCTCCTTGAACCGATCGTGAACCTACTCGTAATAGTGTGGCTTCTCCTCCTTGTCTCGGTACCGATCGCGTGGTATCTCGATATGCGCCGTGTCCGGTCTCAATCGGAGTGGGAACCGACGGCGTGGCTCTACCTTCTCGGAGGGGTCATACTCCCGTTTATCGCATTTCCCCTCTATTACTATCGACGATGGAAACGAGTTGGATTGTGA
- a CDS encoding homing endonuclease associated repeat-containing protein: MDEVISEGDRMTDLVSCPADTCSFEGSISEIADHVTESDDKDHAWEVFGHENADEFCYDAHLEEGRRLQDAAQEAKDLGEFDEAIEGLEAALYHLQRATLFADAPSPIENRCREALETIDEIETAEQIQELDDLIDQAENAIDAGDEAHFEGNTDAARQKYEAAVDALEEAVTRAEVLVPDRTQEIDHQLRSVRVRLQSLELSESHRRIRNMVADAREHAAAGDLAFQKSEYDVALDEYEKAKDQYESLADSLEAFSFDEPTTNPEVCDVCRQRFDDELDSWQINLSISLQVCPACARFGSDGNLPSPRDVATEHRAIVENIESIQDGDIGLDWTSDEAIQSDESEDVNFGSAERDTQQMLIQLVGLCQQLGEAPTAEDLDEYTDFSYLDYRDEFGSLSEALQAAGLGG; the protein is encoded by the coding sequence ATGGATGAGGTGATCAGCGAAGGGGACCGCATGACCGATCTCGTGAGTTGTCCGGCGGATACGTGTTCGTTCGAAGGATCAATTTCGGAGATTGCGGATCACGTAACGGAGAGCGATGACAAAGACCATGCGTGGGAGGTGTTCGGCCACGAAAATGCTGACGAGTTCTGTTACGACGCTCATCTTGAGGAAGGACGGCGATTACAGGACGCGGCTCAAGAGGCGAAGGACCTCGGTGAATTTGACGAAGCGATCGAGGGACTAGAGGCCGCGCTCTATCACCTCCAGCGCGCAACACTGTTCGCAGACGCCCCCTCTCCCATTGAAAACCGCTGTCGAGAGGCACTGGAAACGATCGACGAGATCGAAACCGCCGAACAAATACAGGAACTCGACGACCTGATCGATCAGGCTGAGAACGCCATCGACGCCGGTGATGAAGCTCACTTCGAGGGTAATACAGACGCGGCGAGACAGAAGTATGAAGCGGCTGTCGACGCGCTGGAAGAGGCCGTGACGCGAGCGGAAGTGTTGGTTCCCGATCGGACCCAAGAGATCGATCACCAACTGCGCAGCGTACGGGTGCGGCTACAGAGTCTCGAACTCTCCGAGTCTCATCGACGGATCCGCAACATGGTGGCCGACGCTCGAGAGCATGCTGCTGCAGGAGACCTGGCATTCCAGAAGTCAGAGTACGACGTCGCGCTGGATGAATACGAGAAAGCCAAGGATCAGTACGAGTCGCTCGCAGACTCTCTTGAGGCGTTCTCGTTCGATGAGCCGACGACTAATCCGGAAGTGTGCGATGTTTGTCGCCAGCGGTTTGACGACGAACTCGATTCGTGGCAAATCAACCTCAGTATCTCGTTGCAAGTCTGCCCGGCGTGTGCGAGATTCGGTTCGGACGGGAACTTACCGAGTCCACGTGACGTGGCGACTGAACACCGGGCTATCGTTGAAAACATCGAGAGCATTCAAGACGGTGATATTGGGTTGGACTGGACGTCTGACGAAGCAATACAGTCAGACGAGTCGGAAGACGTGAACTTTGGTAGCGCTGAGCGAGATACACAGCAGATGCTCATCCAGCTGGTGGGTCTCTGTCAGCAACTTGGGGAAGCTCCTACCGCAGAGGATTTAGATGAGTACACGGACTTTAGCTATCTTGACTATCGAGATGAGTTCGGTAGCCTTTCAGAAGCGCTTCAGGCTGCTGGACTCGGCGGTTGA
- a CDS encoding queuosine precursor transporter, translating into MQIEDTRAVFTALFAGSIVLANVLAAKLTWVELPVIGGVAVPAGFVAFGVAYLASDLLVEYHGREYAASVVNGTVVTLVVAYALVFAAIWMPTAPFYDGQTAFVSTLGDSASIILASVVALAIAQHLDVRLFSDLKSRTGGRHRWIRNCGSTAVSQGVDTIVFIALGFAVFPALGFGGNPTWGWALVSIIVGQYLVKLLVALLDTVPFYAVTEVVEQRA; encoded by the coding sequence ATGCAAATTGAAGATACCAGAGCGGTTTTCACCGCTCTTTTCGCGGGGTCTATCGTCCTCGCCAACGTACTGGCGGCGAAATTGACGTGGGTCGAGTTGCCTGTGATCGGTGGCGTTGCCGTCCCAGCAGGGTTCGTTGCGTTCGGTGTCGCGTATCTCGCGTCAGACTTGCTTGTGGAGTACCACGGGCGCGAGTACGCAGCGTCGGTTGTCAACGGGACCGTCGTCACGCTCGTTGTCGCGTACGCGCTGGTTTTCGCGGCGATCTGGATGCCGACGGCACCATTCTACGACGGGCAAACGGCATTCGTATCGACGCTTGGCGACTCGGCGTCGATCATTCTGGCATCCGTTGTGGCATTAGCGATCGCGCAACATCTGGATGTTCGCCTCTTCTCGGATCTCAAGTCACGAACGGGCGGTCGGCATCGATGGATCCGGAACTGTGGCTCAACGGCTGTCAGTCAAGGTGTCGACACGATCGTGTTCATCGCACTCGGGTTTGCGGTTTTCCCCGCTCTCGGGTTCGGTGGTAATCCAACGTGGGGGTGGGCGTTGGTCTCGATCATTGTCGGCCAGTATCTAGTCAAGTTACTCGTTGCGCTTCTTGACACAGTCCCGTTCTACGCGGTGACGGAAGTTGTCGAGCAGAGAGCCTGA
- a CDS encoding AIPR family protein, which translates to MAVDPDKRETKTAADGTDYEVLKTGTSVDYEYIDYARQEDIKKIGGYPVHNIYVECKEVKEKLLPTEANPREPTNSPVVGAMHDTLESSPDRFVRRNNGITLICKDIDKISESNKIELTFSDDDEGICNGGHTYFSIQTFGGSFNDAGVHIEAIEVPEEVPHGDREDEIADIAQARNNINNLDDHTILDYLGCFDPLKEYMEESRVVAWHEGDSEAIQPKIPAKALIRYMAVMDPLKYEHQIINPDGNSHRNSALGYGDFSDWRDDALAWRSGPKSYPQKHMAPIIDDILEIKDMIASSLKHDSDIGTFRRSGLYQDHLKDTEQNLHFGRYEGEIGHDINATVEVMMVGMFRSNVYIHLDSSANPVCAGWLVDPQKLWDDKKEPILDTLSEYYSSEGNLREFMNSPAPYKEQLYQFDSFASDYPYPAHILYDVESGDRYGRVDDESDATHWLGPEGLVAVEDKTADDDIAPYEKE; encoded by the coding sequence ATGGCTGTTGACCCAGATAAGAGGGAAACGAAGACTGCTGCTGATGGCACCGATTATGAAGTATTAAAAACAGGCACCTCTGTTGATTATGAATATATAGATTACGCCAGACAAGAAGATATAAAGAAGATTGGTGGTTATCCTGTCCACAATATTTACGTTGAATGTAAGGAAGTGAAAGAGAAGTTACTTCCTACTGAGGCAAATCCACGGGAGCCCACTAATTCTCCCGTAGTAGGAGCAATGCACGATACCTTAGAAAGCTCGCCTGACCGATTCGTTAGGAGAAACAACGGTATTACCCTGATTTGTAAGGATATAGACAAAATCTCCGAATCAAATAAAATAGAGCTAACATTTTCCGATGATGATGAGGGGATCTGCAACGGAGGTCACACGTACTTTTCTATACAGACATTTGGTGGTAGTTTCAATGATGCTGGAGTGCACATAGAAGCAATTGAGGTTCCTGAGGAGGTTCCCCATGGTGACAGGGAAGATGAAATTGCTGACATTGCTCAAGCAAGAAATAATATTAACAACCTCGATGATCATACTATTTTAGATTATTTAGGCTGTTTTGATCCACTAAAGGAATATATGGAGGAATCTAGGGTAGTCGCATGGCATGAAGGTGACTCTGAAGCAATTCAGCCTAAAATCCCTGCTAAAGCTCTTATTCGCTACATGGCCGTAATGGATCCACTTAAGTATGAACATCAAATTATCAATCCAGATGGGAACTCCCACCGGAATTCTGCTCTTGGATATGGTGATTTCAGTGACTGGAGAGATGACGCCTTAGCATGGAGATCGGGACCTAAGAGTTATCCCCAAAAACATATGGCTCCGATTATTGATGATATTCTGGAGATTAAAGATATGATCGCTTCTTCTCTTAAGCACGATAGCGATATTGGGACTTTTAGAAGGAGTGGTCTATACCAGGATCATTTAAAGGACACAGAACAGAATCTTCACTTTGGGCGTTACGAGGGAGAGATAGGCCATGATATTAATGCAACTGTTGAGGTAATGATGGTTGGCATGTTCCGTTCAAATGTTTACATTCATCTGGATTCTAGTGCTAATCCTGTCTGCGCTGGGTGGCTTGTTGATCCACAGAAGCTTTGGGATGACAAGAAAGAGCCTATCTTAGACACCCTTAGTGAATACTACAGTAGTGAAGGAAACTTGCGAGAATTCATGAACAGTCCTGCTCCGTATAAAGAACAATTATATCAATTTGACAGCTTTGCGAGTGACTATCCATATCCTGCACATATCCTCTATGATGTTGAATCTGGCGACCGCTATGGGAGAGTCGATGATGAGAGTGATGCTACTCACTGGTTAGGGCCTGAAGGACTAGTAGCAGTGGAGGATAAAACGGCAGATGATGATATAGCACCCTATGAGAAAGAATGA